In Armatimonadota bacterium, a genomic segment contains:
- a CDS encoding SRPBCC family protein, which translates to MQTESVIDIAAPWERVFALAADVERWPERLPHYRWVRVLGRDGPRTAVEMAARRGRIPVRWRAVQEVRPAERRILFTHTAGPTRGMRVEWSFTPTAGGVRVRVRHDLRWPPPLHWVARWVVGRVFITHVAGRTLRRVKALAELTEAPGQPAGEGEG; encoded by the coding sequence ATGCAGACGGAGAGCGTGATCGACATCGCCGCGCCCTGGGAGCGGGTGTTCGCCCTGGCCGCCGACGTGGAGCGGTGGCCGGAGCGCCTCCCGCACTACCGGTGGGTCCGGGTCCTGGGGCGCGATGGCCCGCGCACGGCCGTGGAGATGGCGGCGCGGCGCGGGCGCATCCCCGTGCGCTGGCGGGCGGTCCAGGAGGTACGGCCGGCGGAGCGGCGGATCCTCTTCACCCACACCGCCGGGCCGACCCGCGGCATGCGGGTGGAGTGGTCCTTCACGCCCACGGCCGGCGGGGTGCGCGTACGCGTGCGCCACGACCTGCGCTGGCCCCCGCCGCTGCACTGGGTGGCGCGGTGGGTGGTCGGCCGCGTCTTCATCACCCACGTGGCCGGCCGGACGCTGCGGCGCGTCAAGGCCCTGGCGGAGCTGACCGAAGCCCCGGGGCAGCCCGCGGGGGAGGGCGAGGGGTGA
- a CDS encoding NAD(P)/FAD-dependent oxidoreductase codes for MAGRRVEVVVVGGGPAGSATALLLARAGRDVLLLDARPFPRPKPCGDYLNPVGAQALAHLGLDGALADVSRPLRGMVIVSPGGREVAAPFQAGQGLSVPRDALDAALLQAASRAGVEVRTGVPVIGIDGHGGARAGVPRRGTWWVETPRGRVEARVLVGADGCRSRVAAAAGLGGPGPRRGRFALALRVRGLRTRPGYAEMHLAHDAYCGVSAFPDGWANVTPVLAPRGLDRRVRHDPAALDAVLARFPRLHARLRQPGVEVAPGWRAVGPLGFWRRRPAGPGVVLVGDAAAFVDPLTGQGVTLALAGAVRAARVIDAALADGLEGHPQAFAPYVRWHRRRYALLSVFLGAVDAVALRPALIEPVVAAWARWPALASAFLGLIGGRAAGPATVHDTGIGWLAACRRRA; via the coding sequence GTGGCCGGCCGCCGGGTCGAGGTCGTGGTGGTGGGCGGCGGACCGGCGGGGAGCGCCACCGCCCTCCTCCTGGCGCGCGCAGGCCGCGACGTCCTGCTCCTCGACGCCCGCCCCTTCCCGCGGCCCAAGCCGTGCGGCGACTACCTGAACCCGGTGGGCGCTCAGGCCCTGGCGCACCTGGGGCTGGACGGTGCCCTCGCCGACGTGTCCCGGCCGCTGCGCGGGATGGTGATCGTCTCCCCGGGAGGGCGGGAGGTCGCAGCGCCCTTCCAGGCCGGGCAGGGCCTCTCCGTGCCGCGGGACGCCCTCGATGCCGCGCTCCTCCAGGCCGCCTCCCGCGCCGGCGTCGAGGTGCGCACCGGCGTGCCGGTGATCGGCATCGATGGACACGGCGGGGCGCGGGCCGGTGTCCCCCGGCGAGGGACGTGGTGGGTCGAGACCCCGCGCGGACGCGTGGAGGCGCGCGTGCTCGTCGGCGCCGACGGGTGCCGGTCCCGCGTGGCGGCGGCCGCCGGCCTGGGGGGACCCGGACCGCGGCGGGGCCGCTTCGCCCTGGCCCTGCGCGTGCGGGGCCTGCGCACCCGGCCCGGCTACGCGGAGATGCACCTGGCGCACGATGCCTACTGTGGCGTCTCCGCGTTCCCCGACGGGTGGGCCAACGTCACCCCCGTGCTCGCGCCCCGCGGCCTTGATCGCAGGGTGCGCCACGACCCTGCGGCCCTCGACGCCGTGCTGGCGCGATTCCCCCGCCTCCACGCACGCCTGCGCCAGCCGGGCGTGGAGGTGGCTCCGGGGTGGCGTGCGGTGGGACCGCTGGGGTTCTGGCGCCGCCGGCCGGCCGGGCCGGGCGTCGTGCTGGTCGGCGATGCCGCCGCCTTCGTCGACCCCTTGACCGGGCAGGGGGTCACGCTCGCCCTCGCCGGCGCAGTGCGCGCCGCCCGGGTCATCGATGCCGCCCTGGCCGACGGCCTCGAGGGCCACCCTCAGGCCTTCGCCCCGTACGTCCGCTGGCACCGGCGGCGCTACGCCCTCCTCTCCGTCTTCCTGGGCGCCGTCGACGCCGTGGCGCTTCGCCCTGCGCTCATCGAGCCGGTCGTGGCGGCCTGGGCGCGCTGGCCGGCGCTGGCGTCGGCCTTCCTGGGGCTGATCGGCGGGAGGGCGGCGGGGCCTGCGACGGTGCACGATACCGGGATCGGCTGGCTGGCCGCATGCAGACGGAGAGCGTGA
- a CDS encoding methyltransferase domain-containing protein, producing MPLLPPLTRVEAVEAMERPQPLAAMAACLADLARLNRLLGMRRLVVRLLGPFLAPGVTTLTLADVATGGADLPRAFVAWGRARGVAVRVLALDRHPLIATLAQEATASFPEIAVVVGDARALPLPDGAVDVAICTSTLHHFSPDAAVAVLRELDRVGRRGFIVTDLVRAWGAYAGARVLAATVQRSPITRADGPLSVRRAYTVPEVEALCARAGLREVTLRRHPLFRLSLVCRRPDPDGRHPRHGRVRAATPRDRCRYTADEPRPAP from the coding sequence ATGCCCCTGCTGCCTCCCCTGACGCGCGTGGAGGCCGTCGAGGCGATGGAGCGGCCCCAGCCGCTGGCGGCAATGGCCGCCTGCCTCGCCGACCTGGCCCGCCTCAACCGGCTGCTGGGGATGCGCCGCCTGGTGGTGCGCCTCCTCGGGCCGTTCCTGGCCCCCGGTGTGACGACGCTCACCCTGGCCGACGTGGCCACCGGGGGCGCCGACCTCCCCCGCGCCTTCGTCGCCTGGGGACGGGCGCGCGGGGTCGCCGTGCGCGTCCTTGCCCTCGACCGGCACCCTCTGATCGCTACCCTGGCGCAGGAGGCCACAGCCTCCTTCCCCGAGATCGCCGTGGTCGTCGGGGACGCACGGGCGCTCCCGCTGCCCGACGGCGCGGTGGACGTGGCCATCTGCACGAGTACCCTCCACCACTTCTCCCCGGATGCGGCGGTGGCGGTCCTGCGGGAACTCGACCGGGTGGGGCGGCGCGGCTTCATCGTCACCGACCTGGTCCGCGCGTGGGGCGCGTATGCCGGGGCCCGGGTCCTGGCCGCCACGGTTCAGCGGAGTCCCATCACCCGGGCGGACGGCCCGCTCTCGGTGCGGCGCGCCTACACGGTGCCCGAGGTGGAGGCCCTCTGTGCCCGTGCCGGTCTGCGGGAGGTCACCCTCAGACGCCACCCGCTCTTCCGCCTCTCGCTCGTGTGCCGTCGCCCCGACCCTGACGGCCGGCATCCGCGGCACGGCCGCGTCCGGGCGGCCACACCCCGTGACCGCTGCCGCTACACCGCCGATGAGCCCCGTCCAGCGCCCTGA
- a CDS encoding phosphodiester glycosidase family protein: MALILAFLAILFLLPAGPAGGQPRGDDPARLLDIGWTLQESAVKIVVHLDRPVRFRTVNAADRLLVDLWPVEADRPRVVPVRTGVVGDVWQETLDSRIVRMSIGLRRAARYKFFTRAEPYKLAVILVPVWQATTPLPASVAYRKLRVETGRGSTAVHAVTVDLGDPRIELRPVLASGVIPGHEPTGAAATRHDAIAAINGGFFTVPTGQPLGMVVIDGKLLSTPLPRRSVFAITTQGRPVIQPFEFRGRLETDTGRRAPISAVNRPPRSGGVAVYTPEYGPLTPAHRLSAVVRDGYVVGFASGRVPIPADGYVLSTAAWETHYLTETLQRQQRLRLDLAVTPGSIVHALGGGPRLVKDGEVFVPYEWEWFPRSLVMRRTSRSAVGITAAGKVVLVTVEGRNRENSGMNLYELARFMRALGAVQAMNLDGGGSSTLVVGGQVVNRAEREQRGVASMLVVVRRPGD, translated from the coding sequence GTGGCGCTCATCCTGGCGTTCCTGGCCATCCTCTTCCTCCTCCCGGCGGGCCCGGCCGGCGGGCAGCCCCGTGGAGACGACCCCGCCCGCCTGCTGGACATCGGCTGGACTCTTCAGGAGAGCGCAGTGAAGATCGTGGTCCACCTGGACCGGCCGGTCCGCTTCCGCACGGTGAATGCCGCTGACCGGCTTCTGGTCGACCTCTGGCCGGTGGAGGCGGACCGCCCCCGGGTCGTCCCGGTGCGCACGGGGGTGGTGGGGGACGTCTGGCAGGAGACGCTGGACAGCCGCATCGTGCGGATGAGCATCGGGCTGCGGCGGGCCGCCCGCTACAAGTTCTTCACCCGGGCCGAGCCCTACAAGCTGGCCGTCATCCTGGTCCCCGTCTGGCAGGCCACCACGCCACTCCCGGCCAGCGTGGCCTACCGGAAACTGCGGGTGGAGACGGGGCGCGGCTCGACGGCCGTCCACGCGGTCACGGTCGACCTGGGCGACCCGCGCATCGAGCTCCGTCCCGTCCTCGCCTCCGGGGTCATCCCCGGGCACGAGCCGACCGGCGCCGCCGCCACCCGCCACGACGCCATCGCCGCCATCAACGGCGGGTTCTTCACCGTCCCCACCGGCCAGCCGCTCGGGATGGTCGTCATCGACGGCAAGCTCCTCTCCACGCCGCTGCCGCGCCGCTCGGTCTTCGCCATCACCACCCAGGGGCGCCCGGTGATCCAGCCCTTCGAGTTCCGCGGGCGCCTGGAGACCGACACGGGGCGGCGCGCGCCCATCTCGGCGGTGAACCGGCCGCCGCGCTCCGGCGGGGTGGCCGTCTACACCCCCGAGTACGGGCCGCTCACGCCGGCGCACCGGCTGAGCGCCGTCGTGCGCGACGGTTACGTCGTGGGCTTCGCCTCCGGCCGCGTCCCCATCCCCGCCGACGGCTACGTCCTCTCCACCGCCGCCTGGGAGACGCACTACCTCACCGAGACCCTGCAGCGCCAGCAGCGCCTCCGCCTCGACCTGGCGGTGACGCCCGGGAGCATCGTCCACGCCCTCGGCGGGGGGCCGCGCCTGGTGAAGGACGGGGAGGTCTTCGTGCCCTACGAGTGGGAGTGGTTCCCCCGCAGCCTCGTCATGCGCCGCACCTCCCGGTCGGCGGTCGGCATCACGGCGGCGGGAAAGGTGGTCCTGGTCACGGTGGAAGGGCGCAACCGCGAGAACAGCGGCATGAACCTCTACGAGCTGGCCCGGTTCATGCGGGCGCTCGGCGCCGTGCAGGCCATGAACCTCGACGGGGGTGGCTCGTCGACGCTCGTCGTCGGCGGCCAGGTCGTGAACCGGGCGGAGCGGGAGCAGCGCGGCGTCGCCTCGATGCTGGTGGTCGTGCGCCGCCCCGGCGACTGA
- a CDS encoding alkaline phosphatase family protein, giving the protein MSPMRLRVGRPLAVLLLALMLVLAGLGARALAVRTWNAVVEYRTPFAAPLPPAPGGPGPARRALLIVADGLRVDTFAGMAVRERFQTRAALGRAWATPPTLSYPGWTAIATGAPPEISGVTTNWHRGPVRVDSLFAAARRAGHRTAAAGHPGWRQLFGGDLDEVVAVPDPPLTDLAAIHQTTIAVARAGERFLREGTAALILLHFPAPDLMAHGYGVRSQPYADTVRVLDEELGRLLARVDLATTAVLLTADHGHLDRGGHGGAEEVVRAVPLLLAGPGVAAGEGFEARHADLAPTLAALLGLPIPSHSVGRPLIEAFTAMPEGLDRRWGQQQAAIFGVYAQVALRRHAPVFTTPLGTATPEEALMAAADDLARQMSEWRERGLGRERRSRLPGALVLGLVPLAGLLAYRPRRDLLPAAAGAAVFFVVALGLYVGRGYTFSLSVINREDLLRPFFDERAREAALALAAAAFVAGWAARRRGAATGAVAGLTAAYLVAWVVLLHALHFWVLWGFRFPWYLPDLGHGFRFYLSLVAMVPVGVLAPVTPVIGLVGYAVGRGMEWVRRGRAPMRRATTPGTPSPGASPGPPG; this is encoded by the coding sequence ATGAGCCCGATGCGCCTGCGGGTGGGCCGCCCGCTCGCCGTCCTCCTCCTTGCGCTCATGCTGGTGCTGGCCGGGCTCGGCGCGCGGGCCCTGGCCGTGCGGACCTGGAATGCGGTCGTCGAGTACCGCACGCCGTTCGCTGCTCCGCTCCCGCCCGCGCCGGGCGGCCCCGGCCCGGCGCGGCGGGCGCTCCTCATCGTCGCGGACGGCCTGCGTGTCGACACCTTCGCCGGCATGGCCGTGCGCGAGCGGTTCCAGACCCGCGCCGCGCTGGGGAGGGCCTGGGCCACGCCGCCGACGCTCTCGTACCCCGGGTGGACGGCCATCGCCACCGGTGCCCCACCGGAGATCAGCGGGGTGACGACGAACTGGCACCGCGGCCCCGTGCGCGTGGATTCGCTCTTCGCCGCCGCCCGGCGCGCCGGGCACCGCACGGCCGCCGCCGGGCACCCCGGGTGGCGCCAGCTCTTCGGCGGTGACCTGGACGAGGTCGTGGCGGTCCCCGACCCACCCCTGACCGACCTGGCCGCCATCCACCAGACCACCATCGCGGTGGCCCGCGCCGGCGAGCGCTTCCTGCGCGAGGGCACGGCCGCCCTCATCCTCCTCCACTTCCCGGCCCCGGACCTGATGGCGCATGGCTACGGCGTGCGCAGCCAGCCCTACGCCGACACGGTGCGCGTGCTGGACGAGGAGCTGGGGCGGCTGCTCGCTCGAGTGGACCTCGCCACCACGGCCGTGCTGCTGACCGCGGACCACGGCCACCTGGACCGCGGGGGGCACGGCGGCGCCGAGGAGGTCGTCCGGGCGGTGCCGCTCCTGCTGGCCGGCCCCGGGGTGGCGGCGGGGGAAGGGTTCGAGGCGCGCCACGCAGACCTCGCCCCCACGCTGGCCGCCCTGCTGGGCCTGCCCATCCCCAGCCACAGCGTGGGCCGCCCGCTCATCGAGGCCTTCACGGCGATGCCGGAGGGGCTGGACCGGCGGTGGGGGCAGCAGCAGGCGGCCATCTTCGGGGTCTACGCGCAGGTGGCGCTGCGCCGGCACGCGCCCGTCTTCACCACGCCGCTGGGGACGGCCACCCCCGAGGAGGCGCTCATGGCCGCCGCCGACGACCTGGCCCGGCAGATGTCGGAGTGGCGCGAGCGGGGGCTTGGGCGCGAGCGCCGGTCACGCCTGCCGGGAGCCCTCGTCCTGGGGCTCGTGCCGCTGGCGGGGCTGCTGGCCTACCGCCCGCGACGAGACCTGCTGCCGGCGGCGGCCGGAGCCGCCGTCTTCTTCGTCGTGGCGCTGGGGCTGTACGTCGGCCGCGGGTACACCTTCTCGCTGAGCGTCATCAACCGGGAGGACCTGTTGCGGCCGTTCTTCGACGAGCGTGCCCGCGAGGCGGCCCTGGCGCTGGCCGCCGCCGCCTTCGTGGCCGGGTGGGCCGCCCGGCGGCGCGGGGCGGCCACGGGAGCGGTGGCGGGGCTCACCGCCGCCTACCTCGTCGCCTGGGTCGTCCTGCTCCACGCCCTGCACTTCTGGGTGCTGTGGGGCTTCCGCTTCCCCTGGTACCTCCCGGACCTGGGGCACGGGTTCCGGTTCTACCTGAGCCTGGTGGCGATGGTGCCGGTCGGGGTGCTGGCGCCGGTGACGCCCGTGATCGGGCTCGTGGGGTACGCGGTGGGGAGGGGCATGGAGTGGGTCAGGCGAGGTCGCGCGCCGATGCGGCGCGCGACTACACCGGGTACCCCATCGCCTGGAGCATCTCCCGGCCCTCCTGGGTGA
- a CDS encoding iron-sulfur cluster assembly protein produces the protein MAMVTLDRDQVVEVLKTVYDPEIPVNIWDLGLVYDLTVTDAAVAIKMTLTALGCPIGPAIAAEIEEKVKALGAQTVTVDFVWSPPWTPDRLTQEGREMLQAMGYPV, from the coding sequence ATGGCCATGGTGACGCTCGACCGCGACCAGGTCGTGGAGGTCCTCAAGACCGTCTACGACCCGGAGATCCCCGTGAACATCTGGGACCTGGGACTGGTCTACGACCTGACGGTGACCGACGCGGCCGTGGCCATCAAGATGACCCTCACCGCGCTGGGCTGCCCCATCGGCCCGGCCATCGCCGCCGAGATCGAGGAGAAGGTCAAGGCCCTCGGCGCCCAGACCGTGACGGTGGACTTCGTCTGGTCCCCGCCCTGGACGCCCGACCGGCTCACCCAGGAGGGCCGGGAGATGCTCCAGGCGATGGGGTACCCGGTGTAG